The Nitrospiria bacterium DNA window ATACCACCCAAGCCAAAAAACCAGAAAATTTTACCCCAAAAATTTCAGCGACAGCGGAGAAATGACCTAGGGCTCCCATTTTCCCTAACCCTGAAAAAGTAAAAGGAGATTTTCCTCCACCTCGGATTTCCGCAATAATATTCTTGGCAACTATTTGGGCTTCTCGCGTAGCGAACTGGGCGGTAGGTGGGCACCTTCCTCCTTTTTGATCGGGGATACTCGCGCAATCTCCTAAGGCCCATAATCCGGCTTGCCCTGAGACTTCTAGGAATTCATTGACTTTTAACCGTCCCCGTTTGTCCTTCTCAATGGGCAACCCCGAAATAAGGGGGTGAACACCTGCAGGGACGGTAGAGATCAGGGTCCGGGTGGGTATCTTGCATCCGTCATTCAGATAAATGGCCTCGGATGTCGCTCCTTGGGCACTTATATTTAGGCGAATGTCCATATTCCTCTTTATTAGAAGGCTATGGGCATAAGAGGCTAGGCCTTCGCTCATTTCGGATAGTATCCGTTTTCCCCGGTCAATTAAAACCACGTGAATGTTTTCCAGATGGAGGTGTTTGTAATTTCGGGTAGCCTTTCGTAAAAAATCGTTCATGGCCGCGGCGACCTCAACACCGGAGAAACCTCCTCCAATAACGACGTAAGTTAAAAGTTGCTTTCGAAGGGCAGGATCTTCTTCAATATCCGCTTCCTCAAGAGTATGCAAAAGGTGATTCCGCAAAGAAAGAGCATCCCCCAAATTTTTAAAAGGAAAGGCATGTTCCTGAAATCCGGGAACAACCGAAAGATCTGTTGTGGTTCCTGGGGCAAGGACCAAATAGTCAAAAGGAATAAAATTCGGTTTGGGACGGACCCCGGGACTTGTGACCACTACCTTTTTCTCCAGGTCGATACTTTCCACATCCCGAACATAAAGGGTAATATTAGGACAGAGTCTTCGAATGGGTGTTACCGTATGCATAATTCCGATGCTGCCCAAAATGACCTCCGGAAGCATGGGTTGAAAAACAAAATAGTTCTCCCGGTTGATTAAAATGACCTCAAGGCCTTCCACCTTTTTCAATAAACGATTGAGGGCCATGGCGGTATATACACCTGCAAAACCACCGCCTATAATGACGATCCTTTTTCGTGGGTTTTTCATAATGATCTTAAATC harbors:
- a CDS encoding FAD-dependent oxidoreductase, which produces MKNPRKRIVIIGGGFAGVYTAMALNRLLKKVEGLEVILINRENYFVFQPMLPEVILGSIGIMHTVTPIRRLCPNITLYVRDVESIDLEKKVVVTSPGVRPKPNFIPFDYLVLAPGTTTDLSVVPGFQEHAFPFKNLGDALSLRNHLLHTLEEADIEEDPALRKQLLTYVVIGGGFSGVEVAAAMNDFLRKATRNYKHLHLENIHVVLIDRGKRILSEMSEGLASYAHSLLIKRNMDIRLNISAQGATSEAIYLNDGCKIPTRTLISTVPAGVHPLISGLPIEKDKRGRLKVNEFLEVSGQAGLWALGDCASIPDQKGGRCPPTAQFATREAQIVAKNIIAEIRGGGKSPFTFSGLGKMGALGHFSAVAEIFGVKFSGFLAWVVWRGVYLMKLPGIERKFRVGLDWALDTLIPPDIVQLKVQPTQSFSSERFEPGQVIINQGESGDRMYLITEGEVEVLRGESDGKKTLLATLGPGEYFGEMALLSKQQRTATVMGRTRGSLVSVKRGDFKALLSYFPDLSERFRQLVESRMGQTPEKNQSNIKESSPSNS